Genomic window (Melioribacteraceae bacterium):
TATTGGTAATATCGACATTATTTGACATACGTTATTTTTATCGATATTTTATTTGTAGAAGATTATCGGAGAATATATGACAACTGTCAAAATATCACCCAAGTATCAAGTTGTAATACCAAAAGAAATTCGTAATAAATTAAAACTAAAACCTGGTCAAAGGATGCAGATTTTTCAATTTGGGGAGAGAATTGAATTTATCCCTCTCAAAAATATTAAGGAATCACGTGGTTTTCTGAAAGGGATGGACACCAATCTCTCCAGAGAGGAGGATAGACTATGAATTTGGTTGATTCATCCGGTTGGTTAGAATATTTAACCGATGGTAAAAACGCTAAATTTTTTGCCCCTGCAATTGAAAATACTGACGAACTGATTGTATCTGTCATTAATATCTACGAAGTATATAAAAAGGTACTTGCAGAAAAAGATGAAAACATTGCAATACAAGTCGTAGGTTTAATGCAACAAGCTAAAGTTATTGATGTAACTCCTTTGATAGCTATTCAAGCAGCAAAATTCAGTCATGAATTGAAAATACCAATGGCTGATAGTATTATTTACACGACAGCGGTAATGAATGATTCTGTTGTTTGGACGCAAGATATTGATTTTAAGAATTTGCATGGAGTGAAGTATAATAAAAAGAATTAGTTACTTGTTATTAATCAACTATGGCATAACTAGGTACTGAGTTTTAAAGAAAAGTTTATTATAAAAATGTTAAAAAACTAAATGCATGTTTTAAGAAGTTAAATGAGGCTCTAAAAGTTTTTAGTAAGCTTCTTTTCTCAAATCAACTGAGAGAAGATAAATGGTTTTTTCAAGTGCATCAATTACATAGAAACTCTATATTTTCCAATTCTATAACGCCAAGTTTCTGATTTGTAGTCCATTAATTTTTTGATATTGTTGTCGTAGTGTGGCTCTTCTTTTAATTGAGGGTAAATATGTTGAAGTAATTTCCTTTCAATGAAGATTTGATCCCTCTTTGTGATTTTTGTTATCTTCTTAAGAAATTCATCAGTTTCAAAGATTTGATAATTATTCAAAAATCGTCCCTTTTTTGACTTCATATCAACCAAACCACGCTTCAGACTTTTATTCAGTTCTGAATTGCTGCGAATTTCTTCCATCTCAAATTCATCAACGAATACATTATGCTCTATGAATCTATTGACAGCAGTTTCAATAAAATTAGAAATAGGTCTATTATCTCTATCTGCTAATTTCCTAAATACCTTATAATTTTCTTCGTTTAATCGAAGAGTAATTGTTTTGGACATAAATACCCTCGGTGAATATTTTTTATTTTATTACATTCTCATGTATTCACCTCAGTCGAAATATTCAAGAACATTTTTATGACAAAAAACCAATTATGTTATCCCTAAAAAGTGCAATGGAATAATCTTACCCATTGTAGAGTACCAATAGTTTAGTTACATACTTCCATCTGCTATTCTCAAATTCAATAAGGAAGTCCCCCCAACCCAAAAGGACTTCACTTCTTCGAAAAATCCTATTTCATCAATATCATCTTTTTAACAGAGACAAATTCACCGGCTTGTAGTCGGTAAAAATAAACTCCATTAGATAATCTATTTAACTCATCATTCATTATAAATTTTACATTATAAATTCCCGGATATTGTTCCTCATTATCGACTAATTGAGCAACATTTCTCCCCAAGAGGTCATATACAATTAGGTTCACGTTACTGATTTTAGCAATATGATAACTAATTATAGTTTCCGGGTTAAAAGGATTTGGATAATTTTGAGAGAGTAAAAATTCTTTTGGTAAAAATTTCTCAAGTTCAATATCAGTTGGTGTAAGCATTACTTCTATTTCATTACTCTCCTCTGAGAATAAATTCTTAGAGTAGGCTTTTATTCTGAAGAAGTATTTTTTATTGTACTCTAGATTTTTGACAACAGCGAAATTCTCATCTTTTTTGGTTCTTTGAATTTCAGCAAAGTGAGCACCGGTTGTAATTCTTACCTCAATTAAAAAACCATCTTCAAGTGAGGAGTTGTCATCCCACTGGAGTTCAATACCGTTCAATGAATTAATCTTATACTTTAGGTTAGTCGGGGGTTTAATTGCATAATTTGCAGTTAAAGGTTTTTGTAGAGATAAATCAGAAATTCCAACTTCATTAAATGAAGCCACACGATAAGTATAAGTATACCCTTCTTGAGTTGTTTGATCAATGAATTCATTTTGATCAGCTCCAATAACGGCAATAGCTTCCTCATCAGCAAAATTGGTTGTTGGTGAGACATGTAAAGAAATTCTGAGAGATGTTCTATAAACAATAAACCCATTTGCCTTACCGCTCGGATCCTTCCAGCTAACTTTAATCTGTCCTCCAAAAATATATTCGATCCTTAAATCCACCGGAGGAGTTAAATTTGTGGCAGTTGTGCCGGGAGCTAAAACCTCGACATACTTAGTCAGTATGTTACTACCCTCATTGTAATCATCAAAATATTGGATATCGATTCTTTTCCTTTTATTAAGAGATCTCGTTCCACCATCGGTTAAATAATAAATTCCTTTTTGAGCCAGCTTTATCAATTCTTGGGGAGCTTTACCATTCTCTATTATTTTTAACCTGCCCTGTTGCTGCAGGAATTCCGATGTTATATTAGGAGAGTTTTGATTTCCTAATATATCCTCATCGCTAGAATGGTTTTCACTTACTTTTAATTCTAGTGCTGCTGTTAGACGCAGATTTCGATCATCATTAATAGAGAGATTGGGTAGAAGATTAAGAGGGGCTTGACCAATATAGTATTTTAAGTTTATCGGGCTGTTATTATCGCTAATTACCGGAGCCGAATTAACCGATGTAAAAGTTAAATCTCTTGAGAGAACATTACTGGAATCCTCATCAATTAACACCAGTGAAATTGAGCATGCCGGAACCCCATCAAGCTTATACGGATCGCCAAGATATTGCAATTTAATACCGCGAAGAAAATTAGTTGTAATACTTGCCCCCCCCGGAGAGTATACTAATCGTAATTGAAGTCCATCACGTTCAAGATATTGAAAATGTGCAAAACTAGTAACTCTTTCATATGTTAATTTAAATTTTCGTTTAATTGAATCGGGCTCCGAATCGGCGTGTACTCTAAATATTGCTTCTTTAACGCGAGTGTTTTCTCTTGAACCAATATCTAATTCATTAACAATTTGAACTGGTGCTGATCCTTCAATAATATTGAGGGGGGTCTTCCACTCATCGGATAAAATAACTCTTCTTTCAACCGGCTCAACTATTATTTCTACTAAGTTATCTCTATAGGTTAAATTGGGTTTATTCAGGGTAATTCTGAATAAATATTTTGTTTCCTTTAAAAGGCTAGGTACCTGCCACAGATGGAACCTTGATGAAAAACTCAGATCTGCATTTGTAAGCCACCAAGTAGAGCCATTATCAGTTGACAGTTCTAATCGAAAACGTTCAAAGGAACCTATCTGGTATCCCTCCTCTCTCCACTCAAAGCGAACTGTCTCCCCTTTTTTGAACCTTGCACCATTTGCTGGTGAAGTAAAGCTTAATTCCGGATATTTTATTTGTAATAAGTTTGAATGACAAAAAACATTTGCGTCATTATCAGCTTCGGCTCTAAAGATAAGATTTTGAGTAATCTGTTCCGGAACAATCCAGTCGCAACTTCCCCTATGTTGGTCATTGCCATTTAGAGTTAAGTTACTGAAATTACCTATTGATGTCCATGTAGAGCCTGCGTCAATTGAATAACTGATTTTAACTTTTTGAACTAGATCATCAGTATTCCAGTAAATATTAATATGATCACCGACAAATAAGATACTTTGTATTTCCCGCAGCGATACTTTAGGATTTTTTATAGTGATACTTTTATATTTATAGGTATCGGGATTGTCGATATCGGAAATCCTCAAAACATAAAACCCACTTCTAACATCAGGAACAGTCCAATTAAAGTTTCCCGAATAAATTGGGGATGTTGCAGAATTAACAGTAGCAATTTCATTATCGGAATTAATAAATGGGCCGTAAGTAATTATTACATTCGAAACATTTAAACTGGTCCATTTTATAGGCACAACACTACCTCCGAAAACGACTTGATTATTTGTAGGTGATTCAATAACAATTTCTCTTCCGAAGGCAATTGATAATTCAAAGACCGATTTATAATAGGTAGGCATACTTGCATCAGATATCTGCAATCGAGCATTGTTAATCCCAATCAATGATTTAGGTACATTCCAAATAAATTCACCGCTTTCGGCAGGATAATTATCAACCAACTCAATAATTCCATGGCTAGGAGTGTATAATTCAATTTTAATTTTCTCTACTTCAGGATCAACTAAATCCCATTTAATAGTAAATGATTTTTCAGCAATAATCACCTCTCGAAAAGAGGGGGAAGTAATCTTGAATGGATGAGGTTTAACTAAAACACTTACAACATCCCGCTCCTCCGGATAATCTTCTCTCCAAGCATGCCAAACACTAACACCCATGTTTCCGATATGGCATTCATCAACTACCAAACCAAAATTGATTTCGCCGTTACTATCAACTTGTTGACCGGAAACTTCATACTGGCGATTACAAGTCCAGTAACCCCAGTTAACTCTTGCGGATCTATCCAAAACTTTTACTTTGACCATCACGAGATTTGAGCGGCCTAAAGTGAAACCACCCGTCGAATAAAGCTCGCTTGGTGAATATATTTCTGTTCCTATTGGATAGATAATTTGAACTTTTCTCTCAGAAATCTTAAAAGTATTATCACTAATATCATTTAGGAGTTCATTTTCGGCATCAACTATTTGTATTTTAAAATTATTCGAGTAGATTCGGGGAGCCTTCCATTGATATTCTTTTAGATTGAATGGTGTTGGAGCACTTAGATCATAGTTGGAGATAATTTCATTCCAGTTTATTCCATTATCGGTAGTGTACAAGATGTTAACCATCTTGATATTTTCTTGAACAATAAAAGTAATATTTATGGTTTCCCTGTCTAAAAACTCTTCGCCTCCATTTGGGTATGAAAGGATTATTGGTTGAGTAAAGATTTCGAAAGTCGCGTCACTTTCATCGGTTAAATTTGTATGAAACCGATCTGTAATTCTAACTTTGTATTGAGTTGAAGCATTACTACTAGGCATCCAATTTACACTTTTCACTTGTGATTGATAAATGTCATTTGTTTCACCTTGATAGGCTGCCTTAAAATTCCATGTTACTCCATTATCAGAGGAATATTCAATTAATTTACCACTTATATTTTTATCACTATCATACCATTCAATTTTTTGGCTTGTTAACCATCCCCATCTTTCACCACCATTAGGTGAAATTATTTTCAAGATCCTCGTTCCAAAGGAAGCATCGTTTTCATCATTAATCAAAGGATTATTCATAGAAACTATTCTGATCTTTCCATTAATAGAAATTTCTTCGGGTATCTGCCAATCGAATTTGCCAACAGCAGCATCAATTCCGCTAGCAATTTCAATCCAGTTATTATTAAAATCGTAATATTCTATTTTCACCTGATCAATGTTTTCTGAAGTCCAGGTAATGGTGTTTGTTTTTCCCTTCTGCAATACTTCGCCGCCATTTGGATAAGTGACGGTTATTTTCCTCAAAACTTCAATTTTGAATTGTGTATCGTTTATATCAAATAAATTAAGATCGGAGGCATCAGAGACTCGAATAAATACCAGATCACTCTCCTGATTTGGGACAACCCAGTTGTAACTACCGGAATTAGCCGGGATTGATGAGATAATGGTAGTCCATTGTATTTTATTATCAATTGAATATTCGAGATTTATTAAATCTAGATTCTGACTTACCCAAGCTATATTTTGAGTTGTACCTACTTTCCAATTTTCTCCTCCATTAGGGGAGGTTAAATTTAGGCTACGAATTTGAATCGTAAATGAGTTATCACTCTGGTCAAATATTGAATTATTTGATGTATCGGTAATTTTTATAAGCGCTTGAGTAGTTGAATTAAACGGAGGCTGCCAGAGATAATTTTCGGCTGAAGCCGCCGTTGAATTTGTAATTGTAATCCATGAAAAACCATTATCTAGTGAATATTCAATCTTAACATAATCTACATTTGTGCTATTCCACCTAATAAAATAATTCTTCCCGGAATTAATAACCTCGCCTCCATTCGGAGCAATTATGGTAATGATTGAAGCTTTATCTAAAAACCCAAGTTTATTATTAGATATAACTCCATTATTATTTAGTTTTATATTGTTGGCATTTTCAAACTCAGCCCTCAGCAGTTGTGGATCAGCCATATTCAGGTCAGCTGTAATCCAGTAATACTTCTCCACATTTATTATATCATTTAAATTAGTAAGTTTAACTTTATCACCAACTAAAGCAGCGTCCACTCCAATTTCAGCAGCACCAATAAAATTATTTACATTACTAGAGTAGAGTCTAAATGGAAAAGCACCCAACAACTGACCAAAATTGCCGATAATTTTTAAGGTTATTTCCTCCAGAATAGTATTATCACACTCATCAACTATTTTAAATATGCCGAGGGGATGGTTATTAATGGGGATAGCCTCAGGTTTTTTCTGCATGTAATTTAGTGATGCATCACTTCCCGGGTAAAATGAGACTTTTGTTTTTATCTCAATTTTTTTCCATGAATAAGCATAATTACCGGCGTCATCTAAAACTCTTAAAACGGTATTATAAATACCCGGAGAGAATAAATGAATAAATATTTTGTCGTCAGCTCCCCCTCTATCACTTACAAAGTTTTTCTCGATTTCAGATAGGTCGGGAACCGGCTTGCCAGCTTCCGGGTGATTAAAATCCCAATCATATCTCACAATATTAAATATTGGAGAGGGATGATAACTTCCTGATGCATCATAAGAAACTTGTTCATTACAAAACAGTGAGTTAGAGTTTATTGAGTAGGAAGATACCGGGGGCACTGATATAATAAAATTATTTTTACTTATTCCATAAATTGCTCCATTATTAGCATCAACAATCCTCACTAAACATTTTTTTGAAGTTGGGTTAATTGGAGTCCAGTTGTAACTCGATGGTACCGATGCAATATTTTCTACTATCACTGCCCATGTAATTCCATCATCGTGAGAATATTCAATCTTAACATTAGCTACTGAGGCGGGGTCCCATTTAATTTCATATTGATTGCTAACCAGCCAATTTTCTCCCCCATTTGGAGCAAGTATATTAATTTCTTCTTTTGTGATCTTAAATTTATTTTGGCTCTCGTCACTTATTAGATTATTGGCAGCATCGCTAATTCTAACTTTACAATTTAGCGATGGTGAGTTTGGTATAGTCCAAAGATAGGCACTTAGGTTTCCGGCTACATTATTTTCAATTAAAACCCAGCTAGCCCCATTATCATTACTAAATTCCAGTTTAACTTTTTCGATACCACTACTATTCCAAGTGATATTTTGATTTGATCCAACGGCCCAAGTTTCCCCTCCATTTGGTAATTGTAGATCAATTGTGACCCGATCGAGCGCCCCGAATTGAGAGGATCCAGAAACAGTTCCACCATTATTAAAAGTTAAATCCTCCTTTTGATTTATTGCCCCTTTTAGTAATCCGCTAAAAGCTGCACTTAAGTCTGCAGTGAGCCAAAAATACTTTGCATTTAATATCGGTTCGGCAAGCCCGGTAAATTTAACTTTTCCTAATAGTTCACCAGCATCTGAACCGATTGCTTGAGCATCTTCAAATATATTTGTCTCACTAGCATAAAGTCTGAAAGGAAGAGGGCCGGTAAGATTTCCAGTATTACCGCTTAATGAAATGGTGATCTCATCTAATTCTCCGCCATCGCAAAGAGGAGTGATCACAAATTCTCCAACGGGGAAATTTTCTTTTGGAAGAGGGTTTGGATTTCCTTGTATAAAATTTAGCGCAGGTTTAGACCCGACTACCAACTCAACAAGTGGATTAGCAACAATTTTTTTACCCCAGCTAAAGACAATCTTACCCTGATCATCTGTAATTTTTAATACAGGATAAAACGCCCCAGCAGGATATGAATGATTTACAATAATCCCAAGGGTTTCAGCTGCAAAATTATTTTTTATTTGAGAGGTATCCTGATTCGGGAAAGCAGCTTGAGCAACATTAAAATCCCATTCATATTTAACAATACCATGGTCGGGATCTGAATGAGAAGATGATGAAGCATCAAAAATAATCTGCTCGTTACAATTAGGATTAAGTTTATTTACTGAAAAATCTGCAATCGGATTACCAAAAATTTCAAAGAAAGCATCGCTTTGATCTGATACAGAATTATCATCTTCATCCTCAATTCGCAATAAACATTGTTTTGATTGCTTATTCGGGATAGTCCAACTATATAATCCAAGATCAGCATTAACAGTACTAATTATATTCCAAGTATCCTGGGGCATCTCTGATGTTCTAAACTTCAAAACAACTTTGGAGATTCCTGTGCTTATCCAAGTAATATTAGTTTGAGAACCAATTTTCAGTTTTTCCCCACCATTAGGTGATAGCACTCTTATGCTCGGAGTGTAAATAGTGAAAACATTATCGCTGATATCATTCATTCCCAGATTAGCCGTGTTGCTAATTCTTACTTTAGCTTGAGTTGTGGGATTATTTGGCACAGTCCAAATATAATTTCCACTGGCAGCCGGAGTGCTGGCAGTTACAAGATTCCAGTTTGTACCGTTATCGGCTGAATATTCAATTTTAATATTCGCAATCCCGTTACTATTCCAGGTTATATTTTGATTAGTACCAGACTTCCAGGACTGTTCACCATTGGGAGATGTAAGAACGAGTGAAGCCGGGGTATATTTTAATATTTTTCCCTCATCTCCGACAGCCCAGCCAGAGTTTGCATCAACAAAATATAATCCTCTAATTGCTTGAGTTATCCCGCTATTACTCTGAGTCCAATCAGATCCGCCGTTTATTGTTGATGCTAGATATCCACCACCCCCTCCTACCCATGCCGATTGATTGCTAATTGCATAAACAGCATATAACCATTCAACCGCTGTACCGCTGTTTTGAGTGGCCCAATTAGCTCCACCATTTATGGTATTGATTAGAGTCCCGGTTTCAGAAACAGCCCAGCCGGTATTTGCATCTGCAAAGGAAAGATCGGAGAACATCTTTCCCGTCGGTTCAGATTGGGCAGTCCAGTTATTACCTCCATTTGTAGTCTTTAATATTCTTGAATTCCCGAAAGCAATATTTCCCCCGACAGCCCATCCGGTATTCTCATCACTAAACCAAACGCTCCACAATGGATCAGTTGTTCCACTATTGCGGCTCTGCCAAATCAAGCCGCCATCAGTAGTCAATAATATTTTCCCTCCATCACCAACAGCCCAACCTTTTAGGTTATTGAAGAAAAATAAATCAAATAGATCATTAGCAGTACCGCTAACTTGTTCGCTCCAATTAACTCCACCATTGGCGGTGACAATAATTTTACCTCCGTTTCCAACTGCCCATCCTTTTGAGGAACTTACAAATGAAACTGCATTCAACTGTCTGGTAACGGGACTAACCTGAGCAGACCAATTGCTTCCGGCATCGGTAGTAATTAATATTACCGAAGATTGTGGAAAAAAATCGCTTCCTCCCACAGCCCATCCAAGATCAGAGCTTTCAAAATGAACATCCTGAAGAGAAGCAGTAGTAGGACTATTTTGAATAATCCATTGCGAGAAAATGTTTGAGCTGAAAGCAAAAGTGTGAGGGAGATAAAAAGGGTTTTCATAGCATCCCCTGATTTATTTACTAAACTAATTTTTCAATAAAGTAGTTCGGAAGTAGGTAGAGATCTTCTTTTGGCAAAAGGAACTCAGCCCCGGCACATTTAGCCTCATGGGATAAATCCTCATCTGAATAATTTGAAACCATTATTATTTTTATATGAGGAAATTTTTTCTTGATATTTTTTGTGGCAGTAATGCCATCAACATATTTCATCTTAAAATCCATTAAAACATAATCGGGATTATGCTGCTCGCACATTTCAATCGAATTTAGCCCATCGTCACATTCAAAGAACTCACTCTGGCTCTGGGTGAATAAGGATTTTATCATAAGGCGCATATGGCTGTTATCATCAACAATTAAAATTTTCATAATTATCTCTAATGCCACATCCATAGTAGGCTAAAGGGGAGTAATTGAAAATAAGTAGCGGCACCTAATTAAATACGTGCCAACACTTATTTATGACGAAAATTATAGTGGGGTTAAAAGAATTCTTTGTTTTCTATCGCATACTTCAGCAATGAGTTGTTCCCCTTAAGGTTAAGTTTTTCGCAGATGTTGGAGCGGTGTTTTTCAACCGTCCTATAACTAATAAACAACATTTCGGCAATGTCTTTTGTGGTTTTTTGTTGAGCGATTAGGGACATAATTCTCATTTCGGTTGGAGTTAACTTTTGTAGCAATAATTGTGAATTACTCGGGTTCCCCCGAAAATTTGAATGGCTGATTAGTTCTTCAGATAGAGCCGCACTTATATAATGTTCACCTGAATGAACTTTATGAAGTCCTTTAATTATGTCGATGAGTGCTGTTTCTTTTAATACATAGCCCATCACATTTAATTTGAGAGCTTCGGATAAAAGATCATTTGCGCTATGCATCGTTAAGAAAATTATTTTTGATCTGATATTTTTTTTATTGAGTTCTCTAGCAATTTCAAAACCATTAATACCGGGCATATCTAAATCGAGAATTGCTACATCCGGTTGTAGTTTTATTATTTTATTTAAGGCTTCATCACCACTTTGACCCTGCTCAATAATTTTTATAGTTTTATCAGTCTCTAATACTTGCCTTAATCCCATTAAAAAAATCGGGTGATCATCAGCAATAATCACACTAATCATTTATTCTCCTCTTTTTTTATCGGAAATGAGATTAAAATTTTAGTACCGGTACCGGAGGCTGATTCGACATTTAATGTACCAGATAGTAACTTAACTCTATGGGTCAAACTTGTAAATCCAAGTCCAGACGGATTTTCTTTTTGAGTATCGAAATCAAACCCTATTCCATCATCTTTATAATTAATAATAATTCTATCGTTTTCTAATTTAATATCTAGTTTAACCTTTTTTGCTTCTGAGTGTCTGAGTCCATTGCTTAAGCATTCTTGAACTATTCTGTAGACATGAATTTCATTTTCTACTGAAACAGAATTATCAATTATGTCTAAAGAATATTCAAACACAAAATTAGAAGTTTGAATAACTTGCTTTATCACCCCTTCAACGGCTTTTGTTAAACCAATTTTTCCTAATTGATAGGGGCGCAGATTATATGCAATTGTTCTAACATCATTAATAGTTTGTGAGGATATATTGAGTATTTCTTCCATTTGTTCTCTCAGTGCCGGATGATTGTTTAGACCAAGCATCGCTCTATTTTTGATTATCACAAGATTTTGTCCCACTCCATCATGCAGTTCAGAAGCAATTCTTTTTCTTTCATTTTCTTGAGACTCAATCAATTGCCGGGTATAGTTCTGCTGACGATCTTTATCTCTTTTAGTTTTTACTGATCGTTTGTTAAGTATCAGTAGAACAAATAGAACAGAAAAGATAAAAATGATTATTCGAAACCAGATAGTTTGCCAATATGGGGGTGTAATTTCAATATTTATAGTAATTCCCGCCTCATTCCAGATTCGGTCGCTGTTTGTTCCTTTCAGGTGAAGAGTATAGTACCCTGGCTCAACATTAGTATATGCGGCATATCTTCTTTTACCCGAATAGATCCATTGTTTATCATAGCCCTTGAGTTGATATGCATACTCATTTTTCATTGGTGAAGTAAGATCAAGAGCGGTAAATTCAAAGGAGAAAAAATTTTGCCAGTATTCTAACTTTATAGTTTGAGCATCGAAATAAACTTTGCCAGGAGAAAGAGGCTTATCGAATATATTAAAACTGGAGAGAGCTAATTTTGCTTTTTGAGCCCTTTCATCAACACTATCAGGATTAAAGAAAGACAATCCTTCGATTCCACCAAAATAGATATTTCCTTCGGAGTCTTTGCTAAAGGCCCCGGTGTTGAACTCATCCGAAGATATCCCATCATTCTTATCATAATTTTTGAAAGTCTCGCTTTGACTATTAAATTTTGAAATCCCATAATTTGTTGAAAGCCAAAGATTATTTTGCCGGTCTTTTAAGATGCCGTAAATAGTATTATTGGGCAAGCCCTTCTTATCATTAAACATAGTAAATTGATTTGATCCAGGGTTAAATTTGATTAATCCATCCCCCAGCGTACCCAGCCAAAAGGTTGAATCATTTTCTATTAATATAGAATAGTGAACGGATTGCATTTTTGTGAAATCGTTTAGAGAACCGGAGAAATATCTTTTATATAATTTAGTTTTTGGGTGATACTCTGCAAGTCCGGAGGCTGAAGCCAGCCAAAGATTATTATTTTTATCTGAGGTAATTTGAAAAATGACAACTTCTTTTTTTGCCTCGGGATTTGGGATAATTGAAAGAGAATGGCTATCAAATTTATTTGTAGTTAGCTTAAAACTAAACAGACCTGCGCCAAATGTTCCAAACCATAGAGTATTATTATCATCGACGAAAAAAGATCTTATTGGGAAAACGGGATTCGGCTCATTTGTATTCAACCTGTGAATAAATCTTTTGAATTTGTCATTTTGCTTATCGTATAATGCCAGTCCCCTTTGAGTACCAACCCAAATATTCCCAAAATTATCTTCAGCAAGAGCCCATATTTTATTATCGCTAATTGAAGTTTCATCATTGGGTTTGTAGTAGTATGATTGAACAAAGTTATTATCTGAATTAATTTTATTGAGACCGTTATCAGTTCCAATCCAGATATTTTTACTTTTATCAACTAATATGGCCCGGATAGAATAATTGCTAAGGAAATTATCTGAGTTCTTTTTTGAATAAGAATAAAAAGCATTTTTTCTATTTTTCCATTTTATCAGACCGTTGGTTGAGGTACCCAACCATAGATTTGAATTAGTATCTTCATAAATAGCCCAAATATTTCTTTCCTCTTCAAGCGGGTCATTTTTTATTTCGAACCGCTTCTTTAAAAATGCTTTGTTTTTGTAATCAAATAAATAAACCCCCTCTCCTTCAATTGAAGTCCAAATATTATTCTTACGATCGCAGTAGACCGTTAAAATATTATTTTTAATTCCGTTGATCCGGTTCAACTCGTAACGATTTGATTTTATATCGAGAAGGCCAAGTCCATTAGTTGTAGCTATTAGCAGATATTTATCACCAAACGGGGTGAGTGCATTTATAGTTTTTGAGGTAAAATTATCATCACGCAGAGTAAGGCTTTCTATTTTCTTAGTTGTAATATTATATTTGTTCAGCCCCTTACCAAATGTTCCAATCCATATATTACCAAGATGATCCTCATTTAGTGAGGTCACAAAGTTATCACCAATTGAATTTTGATCCGAGAGGTTGTTAATAAAGTGTGTAACAGTATTATTTTTTATTCGAAAAACACCGGAATAATAGGTTCCTATCCAAAATGATTTATCCTTAGCTTTTATAAATGAGGAGACAGCACCCAGCGAAATAGTTTTATTTTCTTTCTTTACAACAATTCTGGTAAACTTATTAAGTTCAGGATCATAGATAGCCGCACCATTTATTGTTCCAATCAAGATTAATCCACTTTGATCTTCCCATAGACATGAGATATAATTTCCGGGGAGGGAGTTGGAATCACTTAATTCTTTTCGAAATTTTGTGAACTGATAGCCGTCAAATCTGTTTAATCCATCTTGAGTACCCATCCATAAAAATCCATTCCTATCTTGAAGAATGGATCTTACATTGGCTTGAGATAATCCTTGATCAAG
Coding sequences:
- a CDS encoding AbrB/MazE/SpoVT family DNA-binding domain-containing protein, producing MTTVKISPKYQVVIPKEIRNKLKLKPGQRMQIFQFGERIEFIPLKNIKESRGFLKGMDTNLSREEDRL
- a CDS encoding type II toxin-antitoxin system VapC family toxin; this encodes MNLVDSSGWLEYLTDGKNAKFFAPAIENTDELIVSVINIYEVYKKVLAEKDENIAIQVVGLMQQAKVIDVTPLIAIQAAKFSHELKIPMADSIIYTTAVMNDSVVWTQDIDFKNLHGVKYNKKN
- a CDS encoding fibronectin type III domain-containing protein, encoding MGVSVWHAWREDYPEERDVVSVLVKPHPFKITSPSFREVIIAEKSFTIKWDLVDPEVEKIKIELYTPSHGIIELVDNYPAESGEFIWNVPKSLIGINNARLQISDASMPTYYKSVFELSIAFGREIVIESPTNNQVVFGGSVVPIKWTSLNVSNVIITYGPFINSDNEIATVNSATSPIYSGNFNWTVPDVRSGFYVLRISDIDNPDTYKYKSITIKNPKVSLREIQSILFVGDHINIYWNTDDLVQKVKISYSIDAGSTWTSIGNFSNLTLNGNDQHRGSCDWIVPEQITQNLIFRAEADNDANVFCHSNLLQIKYPELSFTSPANGARFKKGETVRFEWREEGYQIGSFERFRLELSTDNGSTWWLTNADLSFSSRFHLWQVPSLLKETKYLFRITLNKPNLTYRDNLVEIIVEPVERRVILSDEWKTPLNIIEGSAPVQIVNELDIGSRENTRVKEAIFRVHADSEPDSIKRKFKLTYERVTSFAHFQYLERDGLQLRLVYSPGGASITTNFLRGIKLQYLGDPYKLDGVPACSISLVLIDEDSSNVLSRDLTFTSVNSAPVISDNNSPINLKYYIGQAPLNLLPNLSINDDRNLRLTAALELKVSENHSSDEDILGNQNSPNITSEFLQQQGRLKIIENGKAPQELIKLAQKGIYYLTDGGTRSLNKRKRIDIQYFDDYNEGSNILTKYVEVLAPGTTATNLTPPVDLRIEYIFGGQIKVSWKDPSGKANGFIVYRTSLRISLHVSPTTNFADEEAIAVIGADQNEFIDQTTQEGYTYTYRVASFNEVGISDLSLQKPLTANYAIKPPTNLKYKINSLNGIELQWDDNSSLEDGFLIEVRITTGAHFAEIQRTKKDENFAVVKNLEYNKKYFFRIKAYSKNLFSEESNEIEVMLTPTDIELEKFLPKEFLLSQNYPNPFNPETIISYHIAKISNVNLIVYDLLGRNVAQLVDNEEQYPGIYNVKFIMNDELNRLSNGVYFYRLQAGEFVSVKKMILMK
- a CDS encoding response regulator; translated protein: MKILIVDDNSHMRLMIKSLFTQSQSEFFECDDGLNSIEMCEQHNPDYVLMDFKMKYVDGITATKNIKKKFPHIKIIMVSNYSDEDLSHEAKCAGAEFLLPKEDLYLLPNYFIEKLV
- a CDS encoding response regulator transcription factor, which encodes MISVIIADDHPIFLMGLRQVLETDKTIKIIEQGQSGDEALNKIIKLQPDVAILDLDMPGINGFEIARELNKKNIRSKIIFLTMHSANDLLSEALKLNVMGYVLKETALIDIIKGLHKVHSGEHYISAALSEELISHSNFRGNPSNSQLLLQKLTPTEMRIMSLIAQQKTTKDIAEMLFISYRTVEKHRSNICEKLNLKGNNSLLKYAIENKEFF